A segment of the Leptolyngbya sp. NIES-3755 genome:
ATGACACAACGGCGATCGTAAATTACTACACTGAGAATCGTGCGTTTCTAGAACCGTTTGAGCCATTTCGTCCTGCGAATTTCTATACTCGTGATTTCTGGTCACAGCAGATCGAGAAGAGTATTATCGAATTTGGTTATGATCGATCGCTGAGATTATTCATGTTTAGAAAAGAAGATCCACGGTCAATTATCGGCGCAGTCAACTTTACAAATATGACTCAAGGTATTCTCTATTCGTGCAGTTTGGGGTATAGTCTTGCAGAAAAAGAACAAGGAAATGGCTATATGAATGAAGCGCTACAATCTGCAATTCAATATGTGTTTAATGATATGAATTTACACCGAATTACAGCGAATTATATGCCGCGTAATCAAAAAAGCGGCAGTGTTTTAAGACGATTGGGATTTACGATCGAAGGGTATGCCAGAGATTATTTACTGATTAATGGAAAGTGGGAAGATCACATTCGATCGAGCTTGATCAATCCGAATTGGAGACCCGTATGAGCGAAACAATTGTTGCGATCGCGACTGCAATCGTACCCGAACAAGGAAGCGTCGGAATTGTTCGATTGTCTGGATCTGAATCGATGTCGATCGCACAAAAACTTTTCCATGCTCCCGGTCGCCAAACTTGGGAAAGTCATCGAATTCTATATGGCTTTATTCGTCATCCCGAAACGCAACAAACGATCGATGAAGCTTTATTGCTGGTGATGTTAGCTCCTCGATCGTACACTCGCGAAGATGTGATCGAATTCCACTGTCATGGCGGAATTATCGCAGTTCAGCAAGTTCTACAACTCTGCATCGAAACAGGTGCAAAATTGGCGCAACCGGGAGAATTCACGCTCAGAGCTTTTTTGAATGGACGATTAGATTTAACGCAAGCTGAAAGTATTGCAGATCTAGTTGGAGCGCGATCGCCTCAAGCGGCTCAAACCGCACTGGCTGGACTGCAAGGAAAACTCGCTTCTCCGATTCGTCAACTTCGTACCACTTGCTTAGATATCTTGGCAGAAGTCGAGGCGCGAATTGATTTTGAGGACGATTTACCGCCACTTGATGAAGCTGAAATTCAAGCTCAATTCCGTCATGTTTTAACTGAAGTCACTCGAATTCTAGTGACAGCCGATCGAGGAGAATTGCTCAGAACTGGATTGAAAGTTGCGATCGTCGGTCGTCCGAATGTCGGTAAATCGAGCTTATTAAATGCCTGGAGCCGCAGCGATCGAGCAATTGTGACCGATCTTCCTGGGACAACTCGCGATGTTGTCGAATCTCAGCTTGTGGTCGGTGGCATTCCGATTCAAGTGCTTGATACAGCAGGCATTCGAGAAACTGAAGATCAAGTTGAAAAAATTG
Coding sequences within it:
- a CDS encoding ribosomal-protein-alanine acetyltransferase (similar to AA sequence:cyanobase_aa:LBDG_43190), producing MLQTPVLLTSRLIVRLLQHNDTTAIVNYYTENRAFLEPFEPFRPANFYTRDFWSQQIEKSIIEFGYDRSLRLFMFRKEDPRSIIGAVNFTNMTQGILYSCSLGYSLAEKEQGNGYMNEALQSAIQYVFNDMNLHRITANYMPRNQKSGSVLRRLGFTIEGYARDYLLINGKWEDHIRSSLINPNWRPV
- a CDS encoding tRNA modification GTPase TrmE (similar to AA sequence:cyanobase_aa:LBDG_43200), whose protein sequence is MSETIVAIATAIVPEQGSVGIVRLSGSESMSIAQKLFHAPGRQTWESHRILYGFIRHPETQQTIDEALLLVMLAPRSYTREDVIEFHCHGGIIAVQQVLQLCIETGAKLAQPGEFTLRAFLNGRLDLTQAESIADLVGARSPQAAQTALAGLQGKLASPIRQLRTTCLDILAEVEARIDFEDDLPPLDEAEIQAQFRHVLTEVTRILVTADRGELLRTGLKVAIVGRPNVGKSSLLNAWSRSDRAIVTDLPGTTRDVVESQLVVGGIPIQVLDTAGIRETEDQVEKIGVERSRLAAQSADLVLFTIDAQAGFTEFDRAIYDQVSDRPLILVINKIDLSEVKGELPEALQIVKTAASLNQGIDALETAILNTVQTGKIQAANLDLAINQRQAAALTRSKIALEQVQNTIANQLPLDFWTIDLRSAIQALGEILGEDVTESVLDRIFSRFCIGK